Genomic DNA from Patescibacteria group bacterium:
GGAACAGCTATAATTGGTTCTATTTTAATAATGACATTATCGTCCGGATTCTCTGCAAAAATATCTGCCGATCCGCAGATTCCAGAGAGTATCAAGCAAGCCGTTAGTGCCCAGGCCAACAAGGGTATCCCGGTACTATCGACTGCCGATGTTAATAATCTAGCAAACGAACAGGGCTATTCAGCAGCCCAAACAGCCCAGCTGGTTAGCTACTATACCGAATCGCAGCTGGAAGGCCTAAAGCAAGCCATGGTGTTCTTGCTTATGCTAACTGTTGGCTCACTCCTACTCTCCCGTAATCTTCCAGATAGTAAGGTCGAAAAACTATCCGATCTGAAGCTAAAAGATATACATGGCTAACTACACGCCCCACTATAATAAAATCTAGGGCTTGACTTATAACCCTCATAGTATATAATAATACTCCCCTACCGAAGGAGAAATATGAGCTTGGTAATAAGTTGCGAAGGTACACTTTATTACCCATTATGGTGGGTAATAATGTATGGGGCTGAAATTAATAGCCCCGAGGGGCGCCTCCCCGAGGCATTTCCCTGCAAAGAAGGCGAATGCCTGATAGTTGTCCAGGAGACAGGTCTGGATATAACCATGTCGGTGTCGCTGGCCAAGAGGCTGGAAACAGACGCCGAGTACAGAGTCGTTGTAGAGAGGCAGAAAAGCCTTCCTAACGACACAAAATTTGTGTTGTACTCTGTCTCGAGAGAGCTAGCAGACTCGCTCAAAAAAGTAGATCTGCAAAATAACCCTGCCAGGAGCTGACGCTTTTGGCAGGGTTAACCATTTGTAAGTGCATTTATATTATGATGGAGGTTTATTAGTAGGCTCGAAGGCTACTTTCAGGGAAATTTCGTTATGGCGTAAAAACCCAGGCTTGTAGGGCGCATCGTAGCGCAAAACACTCACTGGGCCTTCGGTAGATATATTTAATGATTCCGCCCAAGCTTTTAGCTCGGCGGTCTTTTTATTAATTTTTTCCTCAGTCGTATAGCCAGAAAATTTTATCACCACAGCCTGATAAGGGTCTCTAGCGGCAACTATGACCTGGCTATTATTTGGCTTAGGAAGCGAACTCAAGCTATAGCTAGATGGCATAGTAAAACTCACGCTATAATGGCCAGCCTTGGTTTGGCTAGTGCTAACAGGTGCGGTCATGGCAATTTTTTCAGAGCTTAGCTGTTGACTAGCCACAGGAGTGGTCATAGCGATACTGGCCCGCGTCGTATTGTTACCGAAAATATAATCGGCCAGTATACCAAAAGCCTCACTGCCAGCGCTGCCGTGCTCGGTGGCATCTACTAGTACGCTAGCAATTATGCTTTTGGCGTAGCTACGCAGCTCACATTTGCCAGAAGACTTTAGTATTTTGTATTTGGGTGTTTCAGTAGCCATAGTAATGTTTTTATTATAGCACGAGCACTTAGGCTATGAATATTTAAGATAATTTTGCTTTATGACTTACAAATTTATATAAGGTAGTATAAGTATAAATAGCGATATTGACATACCAAAGTCGTAGATAAGAACTAAGCTGTTATTTGGGGCAAAGTTTTTATTTTTAATTATTTCGTACAAGTGATTGAGGCCAGCAAAAAACA
This window encodes:
- a CDS encoding heme-binding protein, which translates into the protein MATETPKYKILKSSGKCELRSYAKSIIASVLVDATEHGSAGSEAFGILADYIFGNNTTRASIAMTTPVASQQLSSEKIAMTAPVSTSQTKAGHYSVSFTMPSSYSLSSLPKPNNSQVIVAARDPYQAVVIKFSGYTTEEKINKKTAELKAWAESLNISTEGPVSVLRYDAPYKPGFLRHNEISLKVAFEPTNKPPS